In the genome of Halapricum salinum, one region contains:
- a CDS encoding DUF4013 domain-containing protein gives MIKEALRAPLAGERRWKRLAIGGGWLAVSFGIVPLWVVLGYVVQFAEAVAEDRSDVPPSFEYWGLLMSRGVRAFGISVVYLFVPAAFAIYGAFLYFIAPFNESFTTARAHEPLAIAAVLFAIAFYLLPAALLTYAIDGRTRAGFSPRQLVRFWVSWTYLRSWLLSVSLVVALHLCAIAVALTAIGVLAVPVVIFYSYLVGMYVLTTGTSSLLADIDTRTRPGRRT, from the coding sequence ATGATCAAGGAGGCGCTTCGGGCCCCACTGGCTGGCGAGCGACGATGGAAACGCCTTGCGATCGGCGGTGGATGGCTCGCGGTTTCGTTCGGTATCGTCCCACTGTGGGTCGTTCTGGGGTACGTGGTCCAGTTCGCCGAGGCCGTCGCCGAGGACCGTTCGGACGTTCCGCCGTCGTTCGAGTACTGGGGCCTGCTCATGAGCAGGGGGGTCCGGGCGTTCGGCATCAGTGTGGTCTATCTGTTCGTACCGGCGGCGTTCGCGATCTACGGTGCCTTCCTGTATTTCATCGCACCGTTCAACGAGAGCTTCACCACCGCGCGGGCCCACGAACCGCTCGCTATCGCGGCTGTGCTCTTCGCGATTGCGTTCTACCTCCTTCCGGCAGCACTGCTCACCTACGCCATCGACGGCCGTACCCGTGCAGGCTTCTCCCCGCGCCAACTGGTCCGGTTCTGGGTCTCCTGGACCTATCTCCGGAGCTGGCTCCTCTCCGTGTCACTCGTGGTCGCTTTGCACCTCTGTGCAATCGCCGTCGCGCTGACTGCCATCGGCGTGCTCGCAGTTCCCGTTGTGATCTTCTACAGCTATCTCGTCGGCATGTACGTCCTCACGACTGGAACGAGCAGTCTGCTGGCAGACATCGATACGCGCACTCGGCCGGGGCGACGGACGTAA
- a CDS encoding DUF4013 domain-containing protein produces the protein MIEDAISFPRNSDDWLTTLLIGAILSIFSFLLVPGLILQGFLLRVARAGANDEVEPPTFGNWIELLVDGVKAFIVAFVYGILPAMVFVAMISVLAGGAVFSALSGNAGAAAGFGVLIAVVVLVMLPVFLLIGYLTIAAQVRLAVTGDLGAAFQVGTVARTAFNADFFVGFLLGVIVGIALSIVGSLLVIVLVGLLILVYAQISMYYLFGRGYGKATGDSSRA, from the coding sequence ATGATCGAAGACGCGATTTCGTTTCCACGGAACAGTGACGACTGGCTGACGACACTGCTGATCGGCGCGATACTCTCGATATTCTCGTTTCTGCTCGTCCCTGGGTTGATCCTCCAGGGGTTTCTGCTCCGGGTTGCGCGGGCCGGCGCGAACGACGAGGTAGAACCGCCGACGTTCGGCAACTGGATCGAACTGCTGGTCGACGGCGTGAAAGCTTTCATCGTCGCCTTCGTCTACGGAATTCTTCCAGCGATGGTATTCGTCGCCATGATTTCGGTCCTGGCCGGCGGTGCGGTGTTCTCGGCGCTGAGTGGGAACGCGGGGGCTGCGGCCGGATTCGGCGTGCTGATCGCCGTGGTCGTCCTCGTGATGCTGCCGGTGTTCCTGTTGATCGGCTATCTCACGATCGCTGCACAGGTCCGCCTTGCAGTCACCGGCGACCTCGGCGCGGCATTCCAGGTCGGCACAGTCGCCCGGACCGCGTTCAACGCTGATTTCTTCGTGGGGTTCCTCCTCGGAGTGATCGTCGGGATCGCCCTTTCGATCGTCGGCTCGCTCCTCGTGATCGTCCTGGTCGGCCTGTTGATACTGGTCTACGCACAGATCTCGATGTACTATCTCTTCGGCCGTGGGTACGGGAAGGCGACCGGCGATAGTAGTCGGGCGTGA
- a CDS encoding mRNA surveillance protein pelota translates to MRIAERQRVEGGGERITVVPESLDDLWHLSYVIDPGDFVAGDTTRRIQRNDEDLRDTGGEREHLWVKLEVEDVEFAKFANRLRVSGVISECSREDQLGLHHTINVEEHTELDVEKVWNTDQLERLEEAEEATDQPDVAIATVEEGEAYVHTVAQYGTEERASITGPTGKGEYARPREELFEELTAVLQRLDADAIILAGPGFTKQDALGYIEENAADLMEKITTVDTSSVGDRGVHEVLKRGAVEDVQQQTRIAEEASLIDELTERIATGAEVAYGPDSVAEAADYGAIEHLLVLDDRLRSERAGEGEWDIDVDRLVETTEQKGGEVTVFSSEFDPGQQLANLGGIAALLRYRLS, encoded by the coding sequence ATGCGAATCGCCGAGCGCCAGCGCGTCGAGGGCGGGGGCGAGCGGATCACTGTCGTCCCCGAGAGTCTCGACGACCTCTGGCACCTGAGCTACGTCATCGATCCCGGCGACTTCGTGGCCGGGGACACGACCCGCCGTATCCAGCGCAACGACGAGGACCTCCGGGACACTGGCGGCGAGCGCGAACACCTCTGGGTCAAACTGGAGGTCGAGGACGTCGAGTTCGCGAAGTTCGCCAACCGACTCCGGGTGTCCGGCGTCATCTCGGAGTGCTCGCGGGAGGACCAACTGGGGCTGCACCACACGATCAACGTCGAGGAACACACCGAACTCGACGTCGAAAAGGTCTGGAACACAGATCAGCTAGAACGCCTCGAAGAAGCCGAAGAGGCCACTGACCAGCCCGACGTCGCCATCGCGACCGTCGAGGAAGGCGAGGCCTACGTCCACACGGTCGCCCAGTACGGCACCGAAGAGCGGGCGTCGATCACCGGGCCGACGGGCAAAGGCGAGTACGCCCGCCCTCGCGAGGAGCTGTTCGAGGAACTCACGGCCGTCCTGCAGCGCCTCGATGCGGACGCGATCATCCTCGCGGGACCGGGATTCACCAAACAGGACGCCCTCGGATACATCGAGGAGAACGCGGCAGACCTGATGGAGAAGATCACGACCGTCGATACGAGTTCCGTGGGTGATCGTGGCGTCCACGAGGTGCTCAAACGCGGTGCCGTCGAGGACGTCCAGCAGCAAACTCGGATCGCCGAGGAGGCGTCGCTGATCGACGAACTCACCGAGCGCATCGCTACGGGGGCAGAAGTCGCCTACGGCCCGGATTCGGTCGCCGAAGCGGCCGACTATGGCGCGATCGAACACCTGCTCGTACTCGACGACCGACTTCGCTCGGAGCGTGCAGGCGAGGGCGAGTGGGACATCGACGTCGACCGGCTCGTCGAGACCACCGAACAGAAGGGCGGTGAGGTGACGGTCTTCTCGAGCGAGTTCGACCCCGGTCAGCAACTCGCGAACCTCGGCGGGATCGCTGCATTGCTCCGTTATCGCCTTTCATAA
- a CDS encoding sensor histidine kinase, with the protein MSFEEQADFAKQVADLNKYGQALNSCETVEEVVSLTLEAVSLLFDFTSATLIEVRTNGPEVIESTNRNLSAGDRPSEVGRRAVETKETITETGADAGVAPDSSVTATLAVPAKIVDDVVVVLVIRSTSVDEIGEEYATPLEILASHAATAISNIRSRQQLERARNDLAKRKEMIELYDKLLRHDLGNDLQVISGFADALVGRLDGDNARYAEKIHRAAENSADLIERVGNLVSTLEAEEEPEPRSLQTVLTTVVKNVDSQYETLRIEFDPDIFDYQVYGGDLLDSVFQNILSNAAVHNEGEVTVRLYVEELPPDALVVGMADDGSGIPEAIRDELFEMGKKGPESEGTGLGLGFVRALTESYGGGVEVTDSEFGGAEFRVHLERV; encoded by the coding sequence ATGTCATTCGAAGAACAGGCAGACTTCGCCAAGCAGGTCGCCGATCTCAACAAGTACGGACAGGCCCTCAACAGCTGTGAGACTGTCGAAGAGGTCGTCTCACTCACGCTGGAGGCAGTCTCACTACTGTTCGATTTCACTTCAGCGACGTTGATCGAGGTTCGGACGAACGGACCCGAGGTCATCGAGAGCACGAATCGGAACCTCTCTGCGGGCGATCGGCCCAGTGAGGTGGGCCGTCGTGCCGTCGAGACCAAGGAGACGATCACCGAGACTGGCGCGGACGCCGGAGTGGCCCCCGATTCGTCGGTCACGGCGACGCTTGCGGTCCCGGCGAAGATCGTCGACGACGTGGTGGTCGTCCTCGTCATTCGGTCGACGTCAGTCGACGAGATCGGCGAAGAGTACGCGACGCCGCTGGAGATTCTGGCCTCACACGCGGCGACGGCGATCAGCAACATCCGCTCGCGCCAGCAACTCGAACGCGCCCGCAACGACCTGGCAAAGCGCAAGGAGATGATCGAGCTCTACGACAAACTCCTGCGCCACGACCTGGGTAACGACCTGCAGGTCATCTCCGGGTTTGCCGACGCGCTGGTCGGTCGCCTCGACGGTGACAACGCCCGCTACGCAGAGAAGATCCATCGGGCGGCCGAGAACTCCGCCGACCTCATCGAGCGGGTCGGGAACCTCGTCTCGACGCTCGAAGCCGAGGAAGAGCCCGAACCCCGGTCGCTGCAGACCGTGCTCACGACCGTCGTCAAGAACGTCGATTCCCAGTACGAGACGTTGCGGATCGAGTTCGATCCCGACATCTTCGACTACCAGGTCTACGGTGGGGATCTGCTGGATTCGGTCTTCCAGAACATTCTCTCGAACGCCGCCGTCCACAACGAGGGCGAGGTCACGGTCCGGCTATACGTCGAGGAACTCCCGCCGGATGCGCTCGTGGTCGGCATGGCTGACGACGGCAGCGGTATCCCCGAAGCGATCCGCGACGAACTGTTCGAGATGGGCAAGAAAGGCCCCGAGAGCGAGGGGACCGGTCTGGGTCTGGGCTTCGTCCGTGCGCTCACGGAATCGTACGGCGGCGGTGTCGAAGTGACCGACAGCGAGTTCGGCGGTGCCGAGTTTCGCGTCCACCTCGAACGCGTCTGA
- a CDS encoding MBL fold metallo-hydrolase — translation MQLTVLGTGSAMPTGTRFQTGLLVESGDDRLLVDCGSGVLHALQRTPVGYEGVDTVLLTHHHLDHVSDLLALLKARWLAGAESLTVAGPPGTASLVRDLLEVHDYLQDRVDLAIRDLEEGSFSLAGFDCQAMETRHSMQCFAYRLGHPDSEAELTFSGDSEAFTDLIAFADGSAVLVHDCSFPDEVDVSNHATPTSLGRALANADAEVGRVYLSHLYPHTEGRHERMLDALDEQYDGDVRFAEDGLTVEVS, via the coding sequence ATGCAACTCACCGTCCTCGGTACTGGATCTGCGATGCCCACTGGCACCCGGTTCCAGACCGGACTCCTCGTCGAATCGGGTGACGACCGACTCCTGGTCGACTGCGGCAGCGGGGTCCTGCACGCCCTCCAGCGCACCCCCGTCGGCTACGAGGGCGTCGACACCGTCCTCCTGACGCATCACCACCTCGATCACGTCTCGGATCTGCTCGCCCTGCTGAAAGCACGCTGGCTCGCCGGCGCAGAGTCGCTGACCGTCGCGGGCCCGCCGGGTACGGCGTCGCTCGTCCGCGATCTGCTCGAGGTCCACGACTACCTGCAAGACCGCGTCGACCTGGCGATCCGTGACCTCGAGGAGGGGTCGTTCTCCCTCGCCGGATTCGACTGCCAGGCGATGGAGACGCGCCACTCGATGCAGTGTTTCGCCTACCGACTCGGCCACCCCGACAGCGAGGCCGAACTCACGTTCTCGGGTGACAGCGAGGCCTTCACCGACTTGATCGCGTTCGCCGACGGGTCGGCAGTCCTCGTCCACGACTGCTCGTTCCCCGACGAGGTCGACGTCTCGAACCACGCCACGCCGACCAGTCTGGGCCGGGCACTGGCGAACGCGGACGCCGAGGTCGGCCGCGTCTATCTTAGCCACCTCTATCCACACACCGAGGGGCGACACGAGCGGATGCTGGACGCGCTCGACGAGCAATACGACGGGGACGTCAGATTCGCCGAGGACGGGCTCACGGTCGAGGTCAGTTGA
- a CDS encoding PRC-barrel domain-containing protein produces MAIDRETTPSEITTLVGREVYSNNGVFVGEIEDLRLDLNAESVTGLALHQLNHELFDQETRSSRGVIVPYRWVQAVGDVVIINEIVERMQTPDSESAEPDAEGEMRA; encoded by the coding sequence ATGGCTATCGACAGGGAGACCACGCCATCGGAGATCACGACGCTGGTCGGTCGCGAAGTCTACTCGAACAACGGCGTCTTCGTCGGCGAAATCGAGGATCTACGCCTCGATCTCAACGCCGAGTCCGTCACGGGCCTCGCCCTCCACCAGCTCAACCACGAACTGTTCGACCAGGAGACCCGCAGCTCCAGGGGCGTCATCGTCCCCTACCGCTGGGTCCAGGCCGTCGGCGACGTCGTCATCATCAACGAGATCGTCGAGCGGATGCAGACCCCAGACTCCGAATCGGCAGAGCCGGACGCAGAAGGCGAAATGCGCGCCTAG
- a CDS encoding DHH family phosphoesterase: MSSVVTMASMSSYAILGCGSVGHAVAEELVEEGKDVLILDKDEGRVEALRDQDLNARVADIQDPSIAEDVAGRDAVLILSSEVEANKTAVETLREAETDHFIVARASDPVSADELAERGADVVINPSAVIADSALRSLETGELEHRAKQLSEVIDATGDQLAILIHRGPDPDSIASAAALQAIADHRGIDADIIYEGEIGHHENRAFVNLLGIDLLARDETNLDEYDTIAIVDYSKSGDPEATPLESVDILIDHHEPETEIDASFSDVRPNVSATSTILTKYVQEFDLNLSQEVATALLYGIRAETLDFKRDTTPADLTAAAYLYPFADHDTLEQVESPSMSPETLDVLAEAIRNRDVRGSHLVSNAGFIRDREALAQAAQQLLNLEGITTTAVFGIVDETIYLAARSKDIRMNIGNVLSDAFSDIGEAAGHSTDASVEIPLGIFTGIESSEDNRELLLSLTEEAVKTKLFEAMGVEGDSSNGS, from the coding sequence ATGAGCAGCGTCGTTACGATGGCCTCGATGTCTTCCTACGCCATCCTCGGTTGTGGAAGCGTCGGCCACGCCGTCGCCGAAGAACTGGTCGAGGAGGGCAAAGACGTCCTCATCCTCGACAAGGACGAGGGACGGGTCGAAGCGCTCCGCGATCAGGATCTCAACGCACGCGTCGCGGACATTCAGGACCCCTCGATCGCAGAGGACGTCGCCGGCCGCGACGCCGTCCTCATCCTCTCATCTGAAGTCGAGGCCAACAAAACGGCCGTCGAAACGCTTCGAGAAGCAGAGACCGACCACTTCATCGTCGCCCGCGCGTCCGACCCCGTCTCCGCGGACGAACTCGCCGAGCGCGGAGCCGACGTCGTCATCAATCCCTCGGCCGTCATCGCCGACTCTGCACTCCGATCGCTCGAAACCGGCGAACTCGAACACCGCGCGAAACAACTCTCCGAGGTCATCGACGCGACCGGCGATCAACTCGCGATTCTCATTCACCGGGGCCCGGACCCGGACTCGATCGCCAGTGCGGCCGCATTGCAGGCGATCGCCGACCACCGCGGAATCGACGCCGATATCATCTACGAGGGAGAGATCGGCCACCACGAGAACCGCGCGTTCGTCAATCTCCTGGGGATCGATCTCCTCGCCCGCGACGAGACCAATCTCGACGAGTACGACACGATCGCCATCGTCGACTACTCAAAGAGCGGCGACCCGGAGGCCACACCACTCGAAAGCGTCGACATCCTCATCGACCATCACGAACCCGAAACCGAGATCGACGCCAGTTTCTCGGACGTCCGGCCCAACGTCTCCGCGACCTCGACCATCCTCACCAAATACGTTCAGGAGTTCGACCTCAACCTGAGTCAAGAAGTCGCGACAGCCTTGCTGTACGGTATTCGAGCCGAGACGCTGGACTTCAAACGCGACACGACGCCGGCGGATCTGACTGCGGCCGCCTATCTCTATCCGTTCGCGGATCACGACACGCTCGAACAGGTCGAGTCGCCGTCGATGAGCCCGGAGACCCTCGACGTTCTCGCCGAGGCGATCCGCAACCGAGACGTCCGGGGGAGCCACCTCGTCTCGAACGCCGGCTTCATCCGCGATCGGGAGGCGCTGGCCCAGGCCGCCCAGCAACTCCTCAATCTGGAGGGAATCACCACGACTGCAGTCTTCGGCATCGTCGACGAGACGATCTATCTCGCCGCGCGCTCGAAGGATATCCGGATGAACATCGGGAACGTCCTCAGCGACGCGTTCTCCGATATCGGCGAGGCCGCGGGCCACTCGACCGACGCCAGCGTCGAGATTCCGCTTGGCATCTTTACGGGCATCGAGAGCAGTGAGGACAATCGCGAACTGCTGTTGTCGCTCACCGAGGAAGCCGTCAAGACGAAACTGTTCGAGGCGATGGGCGTCGAGGGCGACAGTTCCAACGGGTCCTAG
- a CDS encoding oligosaccharide flippase family protein — protein MSIGDTDFGVQVGIGVVGRVVTMLVAFLGAILLARLLGPSGYGAFYLLMAIVSFLDNPVTGWANACRKRLTEVDFPSGEAVSSTLIGIFISIVVVTITAFVFADPIARLTEQSDGWILVSVLFSGVVVYLTTLEVLKSTAYFGVSNWLMAARDVIRVLAQAAFVLGGYGVAGMVGGMVIANLVVAPVALYLIGARPRVPSLDSLRQIGIFARSSIPNGIVGTAQNRMDVLLLGALASTSVVGNYEVSMKITMPAMFVAGVSSSGLMGRISNLQSKGEEIEREVRNNLAYASVIAVPLFFGGLVMGRPVVVTFFGSEYADAGAFVAGLALFHLFRSQKSILVSVINGVDRPELNLRTSVVVFSVNLLLGVGLYFLIGPIGVVAATVVSEALGYLFRAYVVGTLVPGIELLPRPLIEQFVSGALMAAVVWTARSMLPLAWWGNVIAILCVGGLTYTVSLLFTSKELRSTVRAIGRDAGLL, from the coding sequence ATGAGCATCGGAGACACGGACTTCGGCGTCCAGGTCGGGATCGGTGTAGTTGGACGGGTCGTGACGATGCTGGTCGCGTTCCTCGGTGCGATACTTCTCGCACGCCTGCTGGGACCGTCGGGATACGGTGCGTTCTATCTGTTGATGGCGATCGTCTCGTTTCTCGACAATCCTGTCACAGGGTGGGCAAATGCGTGTCGAAAGCGCTTGACTGAAGTCGACTTTCCGTCGGGAGAGGCAGTCAGCTCGACGCTGATCGGGATCTTCATCTCGATCGTCGTGGTCACGATAACGGCGTTCGTGTTCGCCGACCCGATCGCGAGGCTTACCGAGCAATCCGACGGCTGGATTCTAGTTTCGGTGCTGTTCTCGGGCGTTGTCGTGTATCTCACGACATTGGAAGTGCTCAAATCGACTGCATATTTTGGCGTGAGCAACTGGCTGATGGCAGCCAGGGACGTCATCCGCGTCCTCGCACAGGCGGCGTTTGTGCTCGGCGGCTACGGGGTCGCGGGGATGGTCGGTGGGATGGTCATCGCGAACCTCGTGGTCGCACCGGTTGCGCTCTACCTGATCGGGGCCCGACCGCGGGTCCCGTCCCTGGACTCACTCCGCCAAATCGGGATTTTCGCCCGGTCGAGTATCCCGAACGGTATCGTCGGCACCGCACAGAATCGAATGGACGTGCTACTCCTCGGTGCGCTGGCCAGTACCAGTGTCGTCGGTAATTACGAAGTGAGTATGAAGATTACCATGCCGGCGATGTTCGTTGCGGGCGTGTCGAGCAGTGGTCTCATGGGGCGAATCAGTAATCTCCAGAGCAAGGGCGAGGAGATCGAACGGGAAGTCCGGAACAATCTCGCGTACGCCAGCGTGATCGCTGTCCCCCTGTTTTTCGGTGGGTTGGTGATGGGCCGACCAGTCGTGGTCACGTTCTTCGGGAGCGAATACGCGGATGCTGGGGCCTTCGTCGCCGGACTAGCGCTGTTTCACCTGTTTCGGTCACAGAAATCGATCCTCGTCTCGGTGATAAACGGGGTGGACCGACCAGAACTCAATCTCAGAACCTCTGTCGTCGTCTTCTCCGTGAACCTGTTGTTGGGCGTCGGTCTGTACTTCCTGATCGGGCCGATCGGTGTCGTCGCCGCGACGGTCGTCAGCGAAGCTCTTGGGTATCTCTTCCGAGCCTATGTGGTGGGCACTCTCGTTCCAGGGATCGAACTCCTCCCACGGCCGCTGATCGAACAGTTCGTCAGCGGTGCGCTGATGGCCGCTGTCGTGTGGACGGCCAGGTCGATGCTACCGCTAGCGTGGTGGGGAAATGTCATCGCGATCCTCTGTGTCGGTGGCCTGACCTACACCGTCTCGCTCTTGTTCACCAGCAAAGAGCTTCGATCGACCGTGCGGGCTATCGGACGTGATGCGGGGCTGTTATGA
- a CDS encoding glycosyltransferase: MKVELFATGPDQDCGIATYTKTLEDALEIDYHRTPLRLRSCNVVHYIRQSVKAGTTDSDVIHVQHEYDIYGPKSIASWFVFPILWILSTLRRRPIVITFHSAWGEETVEPPLVGLKWTYLRLNNWMLARVADYAIFLSEDTRQTFEATTSLSSVEVIAHGVPTDIHPMSREQACNRLGLDPDTDIVAEPGFVRPQKGYHTFLDIAERVPEATFVVGGGTHEGEYEEYMAEIQSRCGEGVVVTGVLDDDEFHALFNAMDLAVLPYESVTQSGILNWCLAYEVPVLGTDVERFRELTAEYGFPAVFPIDDPDSGAERVRTVLEDPQPVLESMRDYRAAHGMDDIAATHAAVYQRLL, translated from the coding sequence ATGAAAGTAGAGCTCTTCGCGACTGGCCCGGATCAGGATTGTGGCATTGCGACATACACGAAGACTCTAGAGGACGCTCTGGAGATCGACTACCACCGAACGCCGCTGAGATTGCGGTCATGCAACGTGGTTCATTACATCAGACAATCTGTGAAGGCGGGGACGACGGACAGCGACGTCATTCACGTTCAACACGAGTACGATATCTACGGGCCGAAAAGTATCGCGAGTTGGTTCGTCTTTCCGATCCTGTGGATCCTCTCGACGCTCCGTAGACGCCCGATCGTCATCACCTTCCACAGTGCATGGGGCGAAGAGACCGTCGAGCCGCCGTTGGTGGGTTTGAAGTGGACGTATCTCCGCCTCAACAACTGGATGCTGGCACGCGTGGCCGACTACGCGATCTTCCTCTCCGAGGACACGCGGCAGACGTTCGAGGCGACCACGTCGCTGTCGTCCGTCGAGGTGATCGCCCACGGCGTTCCGACCGACATCCATCCGATGTCACGTGAACAAGCCTGCAATCGGCTCGGGCTCGATCCGGACACCGACATCGTCGCCGAACCGGGGTTCGTGCGGCCGCAGAAAGGGTATCACACGTTCCTCGATATCGCCGAACGAGTCCCGGAAGCGACGTTCGTCGTCGGCGGCGGTACGCACGAAGGCGAATACGAGGAGTACATGGCCGAGATCCAGTCCAGATGTGGCGAGGGTGTCGTCGTCACAGGGGTATTGGACGACGACGAATTTCACGCGCTGTTCAACGCGATGGACCTCGCAGTGCTCCCGTATGAATCAGTGACACAGAGCGGGATACTGAACTGGTGTCTCGCCTACGAGGTCCCGGTTCTCGGAACCGATGTGGAGCGCTTCCGGGAACTCACAGCCGAGTACGGCTTCCCGGCGGTGTTCCCGATCGACGACCCCGACAGTGGTGCGGAGCGAGTGCGAACGGTGCTCGAAGACCCACAGCCGGTACTCGAATCGATGCGGGACTACCGGGCTGCCCACGGGATGGACGACATCGCCGCGACCCACGCAGCGGTTTACCAACGCCTCCTGTGA
- a CDS encoding alkaline phosphatase family protein, whose protein sequence is MSVLDGLRYAYREIRDNYDDRFWWRNRFFHRLIAPFHLTVYPTRSAAIDVPEADWDTLIVLDACRTDLFEERADVGRFDEYRTVTSRGSATQEWVRQNFAGRSFGDMVYVTANPFVSREAGDAFHEIYEPWVSEFDEETRTVLPEKTTETAIRAHRDHPDKRIVVHYMQPHHPFVTAPELQFHGWQIDDFEGWKEKQEETGLKDDVKKGRPHTPWDALYMGLVSKEAVWDAYGDNLTRTLDSVSELLDEIEGRTVLTSDHGNMLGERTFPLPLQVYGHPSGIRNSELVDVPWAVVETGQRRTVSDDGTVTQSEHDQEMVQDRLEDLGYV, encoded by the coding sequence ATGAGCGTCCTCGACGGATTACGCTACGCATACCGAGAGATACGCGACAACTACGACGACCGTTTTTGGTGGCGTAATCGATTCTTCCATCGTCTCATCGCGCCGTTCCACCTCACTGTGTATCCGACACGGAGCGCTGCGATAGACGTTCCAGAAGCGGACTGGGATACGCTGATCGTTCTCGATGCCTGTCGAACCGATCTCTTCGAGGAACGGGCGGATGTGGGCAGGTTCGACGAGTACCGCACCGTGACGAGTCGTGGCAGTGCTACCCAAGAGTGGGTCCGTCAAAACTTCGCTGGCAGGTCGTTCGGTGATATGGTCTACGTGACAGCGAACCCGTTCGTCTCGCGGGAAGCGGGGGATGCCTTCCACGAGATCTACGAACCCTGGGTGAGCGAGTTCGACGAGGAGACGCGGACAGTTCTCCCGGAGAAGACGACCGAAACCGCGATTCGAGCCCACCGTGACCATCCCGACAAGCGAATCGTCGTCCACTACATGCAACCCCACCATCCGTTCGTCACGGCCCCCGAGTTACAGTTTCACGGGTGGCAGATCGACGACTTCGAGGGGTGGAAAGAGAAACAGGAAGAGACAGGGCTGAAAGACGACGTGAAGAAGGGGCGCCCACATACGCCGTGGGACGCACTGTATATGGGTCTCGTCTCGAAGGAGGCTGTCTGGGACGCGTACGGGGACAATTTGACCAGAACGCTGGATTCCGTCTCCGAGTTGCTAGACGAAATCGAGGGACGGACGGTCCTGACCAGCGACCACGGAAACATGCTCGGTGAGCGGACGTTTCCCCTGCCACTGCAGGTGTACGGTCACCCGTCCGGCATCCGCAATTCCGAACTCGTCGACGTACCGTGGGCAGTCGTCGAGACTGGGCAGCGCCGGACCGTCTCCGACGACGGAACGGTTACGCAATCGGAGCACGATCAGGAGATGGTTCAAGACCGTCTCGAAGACCTCGGCTACGTCTGA
- a CDS encoding glycosyltransferase gives MTDDALADLDVAVAHWHVNAWGGAEYLVTHLADVLGEDTVYTIGTPSPDEPNPYGDVQFVDVVPSLSPTPLRRLQSRVGRVFEYALWEDVDWRAFGDPDILVTSGATTRAVITPDDTLHINYCHSPPRWFYDLYHDRKDSFTGQLARPLVRYLRLRDVTVDPRVDHYLANSPVIARRIRKYYDRESTVVYPPVDLAACRTGGDRGYYLHLGRLDEEKGVPEIVTAFRGTDHELVLAGGAGDVADTVRRDIERAPNLEYRGFVPEETKYELLSNCRALVFNGRNEDFGIVPIEANASGKAVLTREEGFPAVFVTAGENGLFHDGTPGEIREAIERFERDGIDGDPRERVDKFSVDAFGRRLRNTLDSEYRSFVDLSDADSRT, from the coding sequence ATGACCGACGACGCGCTGGCGGATCTCGACGTAGCCGTCGCCCACTGGCACGTCAACGCCTGGGGTGGCGCCGAGTATCTCGTGACGCATCTCGCCGACGTGCTCGGTGAAGACACAGTGTACACGATCGGCACCCCGTCTCCCGACGAACCGAATCCATATGGAGACGTGCAGTTTGTCGACGTCGTACCGTCGTTGTCTCCGACGCCGCTTCGACGCCTCCAGTCTCGTGTCGGCCGTGTCTTCGAGTACGCCCTCTGGGAAGACGTCGACTGGCGGGCGTTCGGCGATCCGGATATCCTCGTGACATCGGGCGCGACGACCCGGGCTGTAATTACGCCCGACGACACCCTTCACATCAATTACTGTCACTCGCCGCCGCGGTGGTTCTACGACCTCTATCACGACCGCAAGGACTCGTTCACGGGGCAACTCGCCCGCCCGTTGGTCAGATATCTCAGGCTGCGCGACGTGACTGTCGATCCCCGCGTCGATCACTATCTGGCCAACAGCCCGGTCATCGCCCGTCGAATTCGGAAGTACTACGACCGAGAATCGACAGTCGTGTATCCGCCAGTCGACCTGGCTGCGTGCCGAACTGGCGGGGATCGCGGATACTACCTCCACCTCGGCCGTCTCGACGAGGAAAAGGGAGTTCCCGAGATCGTCACGGCCTTCCGGGGGACCGATCACGAACTCGTCCTCGCAGGCGGTGCGGGAGACGTTGCGGACACGGTCCGGCGCGACATCGAGCGCGCGCCGAACCTCGAGTACCGGGGCTTCGTGCCCGAGGAGACCAAGTACGAGTTGTTGTCGAACTGTCGGGCACTCGTCTTTAACGGTCGCAACGAGGACTTCGGGATCGTCCCCATCGAGGCAAACGCCAGCGGGAAGGCCGTGCTGACCCGCGAAGAGGGATTCCCGGCAGTGTTCGTGACTGCGGGCGAAAACGGGCTCTTTCACGACGGGACTCCAGGCGAGATCCGGGAAGCCATCGAGCGATTCGAGCGTGACGGCATCGACGGCGACCCGCGTGAGCGGGTGGACAAATTCTCCGTGGACGCGTTTGGTCGCCGACTTCGGAACACGCTGGACAGCGAGTACCGGTCGTTCGTGGACCTCTCCGACGCCGACAGTCGAACGTAG